The nucleotide sequence CTTCATTAAAGGTTGTGAGAATTATTACTTTTAAATCGGGATAATTCTCTTTAACAAGTCTAGTTGCTTCTATACCGTCCATTACAGGCATTCTTATATCCATTAATATAACATTAGGGGATTGATGTTCAAGTAAGGTTAATAGTTCTGCACCATTAGATGCTTCACCTATAACATTAAATTCGTTATTAAGACCTAATATCATTTTAAGACCTTCTCTTACAATTTCTTGATCATCAACAATTATAACGTCTATCATAATGTTACCTCCAAATTTCAATTTGTTACAAGTTTAGTTTAATAAGTGGATATCTAGAATTTAAATAAATAACAAAAATAAGACCTAAATATTCTATCTTGTTGATGATAGAATATCCATATTATAGTACTGTAGAATAAATAGTATTTTAGTTATAATTATACCATTATAATACACTAATGTTAAAGCATACTTAAGATGACTTAATAGTGTTTGTTTTTTATCTAGATTATTTTCGCATTATAGATTATTAAAGTATATTTTATATAATAGTTTTATTACAATTGTAATATTATAAAAAGAGAGTTTTATATCTTGTATATAGGTAAATAAATAAGCTTTAATAATAAATTATCAATAAAAGCCTGCTTATATTAGCATAAGAATAAAAACAGCACAGATATTTTAAGAAAAGTGTTGATAATTTATTCCATAAATGTTAGTATAAGTATGAAATAAAGTTTTAAAAATTCTATACATGAATATTTTGAGGTGTAAAATGAATTCACATTTGGAAGACCTTACTACAGAAAAAGTAAATGATGACACTGTAAACATTGATGTTATGAATACAGAAGATATGCTTAAAGCTATAAATAATGAGGATATAAAGGTGGCCTATGCGGTTCAAAAGGAAATTCACAATATAGTCAAAGCTGTAGATATTGTAAGTGAAAAATTAAAGAATAATGGAAGACTTTTTTATATTGGAGCAGGCACAAGTGGGAGGCTTGGGGTATTAGATGCATCAGAATGTCCACCAACCTATGGTACTAATCCTGAATTAGTGCAAGGTATTATAGCCGGAGGAAATGAGGCAATTCTTAAAGCTGTTGAGGGTGCTGAAGATGATGAGGACATGGGAAGAAGTATTATAAAAGAAAGAAATATGACTTCAAAGGATGTTGTAATAGGAATAACGGCGAGTGGTAGAACTCCTTTTGTAATTGGTGCTATGAAAGAAGCGAGAAAGAATGAAATTATAGCAATAGGAATCAGCAATAATAAGAATTCTTTAATAAATAAAAATGTGGATATTAAGATAACACCTATTGTGGGACCAGAGGTAATAATGGGTTCTACTAGAATGAAGGCGGGAACAGCACAAAAGCTTGTTCTTAATATGATAACTACTGCAGTAATGATAAAGCTTGGAAAAGTGTATGGAAATCTTATGATTGACCTTAGTCTGAGTAATAAAAAACTAATTGATAGAGCAGTCAGAATAATAGAACATGCAACAAAGGTAGAAAAAGAAAAGGCTATGGAGTATTTAAAGAGAGCGAACCTTAAGCCTAAGGTTGCAATAGTAATGATAAAGACAAATACAAAGAGCTATGAGGCAGAAAGATTGTTAAATATGGCAGATGGGTTTGTAACAAAGGCTATAAAATTGGGTTCTAAATAATAAATTTCTCTATAAATATGTAATTAACAATTAAAAATTATGGAGGGAAGTAAATGAAAAGGAAAGTACTTGCTATATTCGTAATCACTGCTATGTTTTCTACAATACTATTTACGGGATGTGGTTCAGAAACAGCTAATGTAAAAGATACCGCAGAGCCTAAAATAGAAAACGTTATAAAAGTGACTAGAGCTGTAGATAAGACTAAATTACCTGATGAAGCTAAAAATAGAAAAGATACATTAATAATAGGTACAGGTGTTCCTGGTGGAAATTTTATAAGCTATTATGCCCAAACACTTACAGATGCGTATATTAGTGATGTTGTTACAGATGGGTTAGTGGATTGGGATGATTCTGGAGAGCCAATTCCGGGGATAGCTAAAAAGTGGGATATATCAGATGATGGATTGACATATACTTTTCATTTGAGAGATGACGTTAAGTTTAGTGATGGAAAGCCTCTTACAGCTGATGACGTTAAGTTTTCACTAGAGCTAGTATTTGATCCTAGCTTCTCCGGTGCAGTAGATCATTCGGCAATACCGATTAAGGGTGGAGATGCCTTTAATAAGGGAACAGTAAAGGATATTGAGGGAATAAATGTTAAAGATCCACATACTATATCAGTTACGCTAAATAAGCCTAACTCGTCAATATTATATCTTATAGGTACAACTATTATTTCAAAAGATTACTTTGGCAAGGATTATGTCCCTGGAAATACGAAAGGGGTGGAGGCAAAGCTTCAAACTCCTGTAGGATGTGGGCAGTATAAGGTTACTAAGTATGTTCCAGGTCAGGAAGTAGATCTTACAGCTAATGAATACTACTGGAAGGGCACACCAAAGATTAAAAATTTGATATTTAAAGCCACTACTGAAGAAAATAAAATGCAGAATTTAAGCTCTGGAGAAACGGATATAGACACTTTTGATGGTACACCTGAAAATATAGAACAATTAAAATCAATGGGATTTCTTGATCTAACCTCATTTCCTTCTTCAAGTATTTTCTATATAGGAGTAAATTGCAAGGATTCAAAGTTTAGTGACAGAAAAGTTCGACAAGCTCTAGAGTATGGTTTAAACAGGCAAGAGATGGCAAAAACAGTTTTTAAGGGCAATGCTTATATAATAAATGAACCACAGTCTAAGGCACATGCATCTTATCTTAAGGATGTTAATGAATATAAATACAATGTGTCCAAGGCAAATAAAATGCTCGATGAAGCTGGATGGAAGAAAGGTACTGACGGGATAAGAGAAAAGAATGGACAAAAGTTTGTAATTCATTTAATGTCTTCGTCTACTAACTCTGCCCATAAGCTTGAAATACCTATAATTAAAGAGAATTATAAAAAGCTTGGTATAGATGTTGAACCTGAGCTTATGGATCTCAATACTCTTTTAAGTAAAACGGATAAAAAAGATTTTGAAGCATATTTAATGGGAACTTCCTTAGGTGCGGATGCATTATCATCAAACTTAGCGGCAAACTTTAAAACAGGTGCTCCAAGTAATAATATGTCTTACTCAAACTCAAACGTAGATGATTTAATAGATAAGGCTTATAAAGAATCGGATAAGGATAAAAGGACGGCTTTAGAGCAAAAGGTATATAAAGATATAAATGAAGACTTACCATTTATATTCACTTATCAGCCAGAAACAATATGGGTAAATAATTCAAGAGTGACAGGAATTAAGTTTTTACCATATAATTCTTTTTGCCACAATATTTATAAAGCAGAAATAAAGTAACCTATTTATTAACTTATACATGTGTCATAAGCTAAAGATAGAGGCACATGTATAAGCCTACATTTTTAGTTTACATAGTTAGACTTTGTTTTAAAGTATGCATATTAGATAAGGCATGAAGTTAAAAAGGAGGACTATAGATGTTAAGATATATAGTGAAAAGATTGCTGCAAATGATTCCAATATTAATAGGTGTATCAATTGTTATATTTATAATATTTTCACTGGCACCAGGAGATATAGTTGATAATATGGGGGTAAATAGTCATATGACAACAGCTAAGGCCTCTCAATTAAGACACCTATATCATCTAGATAAATCTAAGCCACTTCAGTATTTGTATTGGATAAAGGATGCCGCTTCGGGTAATTTTGGATATTCTCTTGAGTACAGGCAGCCAGTAAGTACTGTTATAAAAAGCTACATATGGAATTCGTTTATTCTGTCATTTATGTCTTTTATAGCAGCAATAGTTCTTGCAATACCAATAGGAATTGTATCTGCTACAAAACAATATTCAGCTTTTGATTCTATTTTTACGGTAATAGCTTTAATTGGAATATCAATACCAGCGTTTTTTATGGGGTTACTGCTTATAAAATGGTTTTGTATAGATTTTAAGATATTTCCGGTGTCTGGAATGACTACATCAGGAAGCAATGCAGCAGGTATAAAAAAATTTGGAGATATATTATACCACATGTTTTTGCCGTTTTTAGTTTTAACCTTTGAAAGTGTTGCAAGCCTTATGAGATATATGAGAACCAGTATGCTTGAGGTCATAAGACAGGATTATATAAGAACAGCTAGAGCAAAAGGGCTTAAGGAGAAGGTTGTTATATATAAGCATGCTTTGAGAAATAGTCTAATTCCTGTAATAACAATATTAGGTATGTGGCTTCCAGGACTTTTCTGTGGGGCTATAATAACAGAGCAAATATTTTCATGGCCCGGAATTGGAAGGGTAACTCTTCAGGCCGTTAGTCATAGAGATTACCCACTGCTTATGGGATTTACCATGCTAATTGCAGTACTTACGCTTCTCGGAAATCTAGTTGCAGATGTTGCTTACGCTGTTGTTGATCCTAGAATTAGACTTGAACATTAAGGGGTGATATAATGGGAAATAAAGTAAAAGCTATAGATAATAAAAAAATTATAAGCCCTACAAAAATGGCGTGGCATAGATTGAAAAAGGATAAACTAGCCTTGGCGGGACTATTCATAGTATTATTTATGATTATATTTGCAGTTTTAGGACCCGTAGTATCGTGTTATAGCACTGATACTATGGATTATAGTAATCCAACTATAGGACCAAGCCTCCATCATTTAATGGGTACAGATGAACTTGGGAGAGATATACTTACAAGGCTTATGTATGCAGGAAGAATATCTTTGGCAGTAGGGGTAGCAGCTGTTGTTGTTGAAATAATTGTTGGAAGTGCATTTGGCGCTATCGCTGGATTTTATGGTGGAATAATAGACGGCATAATTATGAGAATAGCAGATATTTTTTTATGTGTGCCTTTTTTTCCAATACTAATTACAATTGCTGCACTATTTAGTGATCTTAAGATAAAATCGCAGTTTAAGGTTCCATTTTTAATGTTCATAATCGGAATACTATCCTGGCCAGGTCTGTGTCGTATCGTAAGAGGACAAATATTGACCTTAAGGGAACAGGAATTTATGCTTGCGGCAAATGCCTTAGGAATTAAGGATAGAAAAAAGATATTTAAGCATCTTCTTCCAAACACTATTCCATCTATAATTGT is from Clostridium acetobutylicum ATCC 824 and encodes:
- a CDS encoding ABC transporter permease, encoding MLRYIVKRLLQMIPILIGVSIVIFIIFSLAPGDIVDNMGVNSHMTTAKASQLRHLYHLDKSKPLQYLYWIKDAASGNFGYSLEYRQPVSTVIKSYIWNSFILSFMSFIAAIVLAIPIGIVSATKQYSAFDSIFTVIALIGISIPAFFMGLLLIKWFCIDFKIFPVSGMTTSGSNAAGIKKFGDILYHMFLPFLVLTFESVASLMRYMRTSMLEVIRQDYIRTARAKGLKEKVVIYKHALRNSLIPVITILGMWLPGLFCGAIITEQIFSWPGIGRVTLQAVSHRDYPLLMGFTMLIAVLTLLGNLVADVAYAVVDPRIRLEH
- the murQ gene encoding N-acetylmuramic acid 6-phosphate etherase produces the protein MNSHLEDLTTEKVNDDTVNIDVMNTEDMLKAINNEDIKVAYAVQKEIHNIVKAVDIVSEKLKNNGRLFYIGAGTSGRLGVLDASECPPTYGTNPELVQGIIAGGNEAILKAVEGAEDDEDMGRSIIKERNMTSKDVVIGITASGRTPFVIGAMKEARKNEIIAIGISNNKNSLINKNVDIKITPIVGPEVIMGSTRMKAGTAQKLVLNMITTAVMIKLGKVYGNLMIDLSLSNKKLIDRAVRIIEHATKVEKEKAMEYLKRANLKPKVAIVMIKTNTKSYEAERLLNMADGFVTKAIKLGSK
- a CDS encoding ABC transporter substrate-binding protein, yielding MKRKVLAIFVITAMFSTILFTGCGSETANVKDTAEPKIENVIKVTRAVDKTKLPDEAKNRKDTLIIGTGVPGGNFISYYAQTLTDAYISDVVTDGLVDWDDSGEPIPGIAKKWDISDDGLTYTFHLRDDVKFSDGKPLTADDVKFSLELVFDPSFSGAVDHSAIPIKGGDAFNKGTVKDIEGINVKDPHTISVTLNKPNSSILYLIGTTIISKDYFGKDYVPGNTKGVEAKLQTPVGCGQYKVTKYVPGQEVDLTANEYYWKGTPKIKNLIFKATTEENKMQNLSSGETDIDTFDGTPENIEQLKSMGFLDLTSFPSSSIFYIGVNCKDSKFSDRKVRQALEYGLNRQEMAKTVFKGNAYIINEPQSKAHASYLKDVNEYKYNVSKANKMLDEAGWKKGTDGIREKNGQKFVIHLMSSSTNSAHKLEIPIIKENYKKLGIDVEPELMDLNTLLSKTDKKDFEAYLMGTSLGADALSSNLAANFKTGAPSNNMSYSNSNVDDLIDKAYKESDKDKRTALEQKVYKDINEDLPFIFTYQPETIWVNNSRVTGIKFLPYNSFCHNIYKAEIK
- the opp4C gene encoding oligopeptide ABC transporter permease; translated protein: MGNKVKAIDNKKIISPTKMAWHRLKKDKLALAGLFIVLFMIIFAVLGPVVSCYSTDTMDYSNPTIGPSLHHLMGTDELGRDILTRLMYAGRISLAVGVAAVVVEIIVGSAFGAIAGFYGGIIDGIIMRIADIFLCVPFFPILITIAALFSDLKIKSQFKVPFLMFIIGILSWPGLCRIVRGQILTLREQEFMLAANALGIKDRKKIFKHLLPNTIPSIIVSATLNIGSAILTESSLSFLGLGVVPPTPSWGNMVQSVSDLYKLEHYPWLWMPAGICILLTVMAINLLGDGLRDALDPKLKK